A region of Chitinophaga horti DNA encodes the following proteins:
- a CDS encoding SusC/RagA family TonB-linked outer membrane protein, whose translation MEGFHLRQQWYRFGCRNLGQKVEHGGITLANFLKGETFDWYDQSFRNGFNQDYNLSASGASDNMSYYMSLGYLSNQGVIKGDDYKSIRANLKVDGKITKWLEIGGNINFQNRTDGNLATDWGTQIIRNSPFASYKDSTGKLMVHPMGDLMVNNYGYNYDFNRQYMDLQKGFTVFNAILTSKVKLPFNITYSFNASPRFQHFRDRYWESASHPDWGVTNGLVNREQTQRFDWSLNNTINWEQTFAKKHRVAVTLVQEAEKRQSWQDRIEARDIRPSDALGFHETFYGDKQKSSFNSNDVIETADGLLGRLFYSYDDRYMLTTSLRRDGYSGFGISNPRADFFSAAFAWTFTNEKFFNWQPMSMGKVRISWGQNGNRSLEDPFLAIANLTAGVGATTPYLDLNGNLQQYRYLIMSRLTNVNLTWEKTESTNFGIDFGFLNNRITGSVDYYITPTVDMVMIRRLPGFSGFSSIASNLGKVDNRGFELTLNTENFRTKNFSWNSTLGFSKYKNTIKHLYYEYTTTLDANGNVLEVKENSDINNNWFIGQPITAIWDYRINGIWQANEAAEAAKFGQRPGDPKVANNPANDRKNADGSTTAVFNNDDKQFLGQTAPPVMWSLRNDFNYKSFNFSFNLYSYMGHKSRDAAYMNQDNGTSLVTNLANAYDKDYWTLENPSNIVARLDAKGPSGVNTPNRVLDRSFIRLEAISAGYTLPQSLVSRVNIEKLKVFASVRNVAVWQKDKNWDYWDVETGQMAPRIYSIGLNANF comes from the coding sequence ATGGAGGGCTTTCACCTCCGGCAGCAATGGTACCGCTTCGGATGCAGAAATCTGGGCCAAAAGGTTGAACATGGGGGTATTACTCTCGCCAACTTCCTGAAAGGCGAAACCTTTGACTGGTACGATCAGTCTTTCCGCAACGGTTTTAACCAGGACTATAACCTGAGCGCGTCCGGTGCCAGCGATAATATGAGCTATTACATGTCGCTCGGTTACCTATCTAACCAGGGTGTAATTAAAGGCGATGACTATAAATCCATCCGCGCCAATCTGAAAGTGGACGGCAAAATCACCAAGTGGCTGGAAATCGGTGGTAACATCAACTTCCAGAACCGTACCGACGGTAACCTCGCGACAGACTGGGGCACGCAGATCATCCGCAACTCCCCGTTCGCCAGCTATAAAGATTCTACCGGCAAACTGATGGTGCACCCGATGGGCGACCTCATGGTGAACAACTATGGCTACAACTACGACTTCAACCGCCAGTATATGGACCTGCAGAAGGGTTTTACGGTGTTTAACGCTATCCTCACCTCCAAAGTGAAGCTGCCGTTCAACATTACGTACTCCTTCAATGCATCTCCCCGTTTCCAGCACTTCCGCGACCGTTACTGGGAATCTGCCAGCCATCCTGACTGGGGTGTTACCAATGGTCTCGTAAACCGCGAACAAACGCAGCGTTTCGACTGGTCACTGAACAATACGATCAACTGGGAGCAAACGTTCGCGAAGAAACACCGCGTAGCAGTTACCCTGGTGCAGGAAGCTGAAAAAAGGCAGTCATGGCAAGACAGGATCGAAGCCCGCGACATTCGTCCGAGCGATGCATTGGGCTTCCATGAAACTTTCTATGGCGATAAACAAAAGAGCAGTTTCAATTCAAATGACGTGATCGAGACCGCCGACGGTTTGCTGGGTCGCCTCTTCTACTCTTACGACGACCGCTATATGCTCACCACCTCGCTGCGTCGCGACGGCTATTCTGGTTTTGGTATTTCCAATCCAAGGGCCGATTTCTTCTCTGCTGCTTTCGCCTGGACTTTCACGAACGAAAAGTTCTTCAACTGGCAGCCGATGAGCATGGGTAAAGTGCGTATTTCCTGGGGTCAGAATGGTAACCGTTCCCTGGAAGACCCCTTCCTGGCGATAGCTAACCTGACAGCGGGTGTGGGTGCGACTACTCCGTACCTGGACCTCAACGGCAACCTGCAGCAATACCGTTACCTGATCATGAGCCGCCTGACCAACGTGAACCTCACATGGGAAAAAACAGAATCGACCAACTTTGGTATCGACTTCGGATTCCTGAACAACCGCATCACTGGTTCGGTTGACTACTACATCACGCCTACCGTGGACATGGTGATGATCCGCAGGCTGCCTGGGTTCTCCGGATTCAGCAGCATTGCATCCAACCTTGGAAAAGTGGACAACAGGGGCTTTGAGCTTACCCTGAATACAGAGAACTTCCGCACGAAAAACTTCAGCTGGAACTCGACCCTGGGTTTCTCCAAATACAAGAACACCATCAAACACCTCTATTACGAGTATACCACCACACTAGATGCAAATGGTAACGTACTGGAGGTAAAAGAAAACAGCGATATCAACAACAACTGGTTTATCGGCCAGCCCATTACCGCCATCTGGGATTACCGTATCAACGGCATCTGGCAGGCAAACGAAGCGGCGGAAGCTGCCAAGTTCGGTCAACGCCCCGGCGACCCTAAAGTGGCCAACAACCCTGCCAATGACCGCAAAAATGCGGATGGCAGCACTACCGCAGTGTTCAACAACGACGACAAACAGTTCCTGGGTCAAACCGCGCCCCCGGTAATGTGGTCACTGCGTAACGACTTCAACTACAAAAGCTTCAACTTCTCTTTCAACCTTTATTCTTACATGGGCCATAAGAGCAGGGATGCTGCTTATATGAACCAGGACAATGGTACCTCCCTGGTAACCAACCTGGCAAACGCCTATGACAAAGACTACTGGACGCTCGAAAATCCATCTAATATCGTGGCCCGACTGGATGCTAAAGGTCCATCAGGTGTGAACACACCCAACAGGGTGCTCGACCGTTCCTTCATCCGCCTGGAGGCCATCAGTGCAGGTTATACCCTGCCACAAAGCCTGGTTTCCCGCGTGAACATCGAAAAACTGAAAGTGTTTGCTAGCGTACGTAACGTAGCAGTTTGGCAGAAAGATAAAAACTGGGATTACTGGGATGTAGAAACTGGTCAGATGGCCCCCAGGATTTATTCAATTGGATTAAACGCAAACTTCTAA
- a CDS encoding RagB/SusD family nutrient uptake outer membrane protein: MKNVLKHITHNTTIAAMLAVGAVCMMPSCSKSFLKPEPTTFLEPDATFTTRGGLDAAVATADRHLRSYWTYFEYTDLSLPISTEYMFSDVAVASKTDDGNIFVDIATRLTPTDLPERVSYFWNETYNGIKYANTVLTYIDGVKEFDEATKNQYRGRAMFHRAFRYLALCFQFKDVPLVTQILKKPKVDYQTTSREAILQMITSDMEKAVEWVPEQRNMSLVGLVNKGACRQLLIKCYLATKQYDKAIEQADILINNSGYSLMTANFGNFIAPYSTTWPVTRNVIWDLHRPENKAISANRETIMVMLNRNGVDAGVKMNTMRNWLPWLDGTNTLAPDGKQAVRYVATSNSIFRAQYDYTHALGRGIAHIRPTHYATNSVWYVNGVNDATDLRHNSTVGNWARVDSMKYNDPSSTWFGRNVRLYHPTTNALLCADTIRCFFDWPHYKYYVEDPLETQARNEANHRGGAGDWYLYRLAETYLLRAEAKFYKGDPTAVNDVNIIRQRAGCTQLFTTVTIGDIMDERARELNMEEWRFTEMSRVSYCLAHSGKPDEWGNTYNPETLDQNSYWYQRIQHHNNYYNKGKAVVRNRAYTMAPHNINWPIPQYAIDANGGRKLHQNPNYSGYDPSVTMFTSWEEAVADESK; encoded by the coding sequence ATGAAAAATGTACTCAAACATATCACCCATAACACCACTATAGCGGCGATGCTGGCGGTGGGCGCCGTTTGCATGATGCCTTCCTGCAGTAAGTCGTTCCTCAAACCGGAACCCACTACTTTCCTGGAGCCGGATGCAACCTTTACCACCCGTGGCGGTCTGGATGCGGCCGTTGCAACTGCCGACCGGCATTTACGTTCCTACTGGACCTACTTCGAGTATACAGACCTTAGCCTGCCGATCAGCACGGAGTACATGTTTTCCGATGTGGCCGTAGCCAGCAAAACCGACGATGGTAACATCTTCGTAGACATTGCCACCCGTCTCACACCTACGGACCTGCCCGAACGCGTGAGCTACTTCTGGAATGAAACCTATAATGGTATTAAATATGCCAATACCGTACTCACTTACATCGACGGTGTGAAGGAGTTCGACGAGGCCACTAAAAACCAATACCGCGGCCGCGCCATGTTCCACCGGGCGTTCCGTTACCTGGCCCTGTGCTTCCAGTTTAAGGACGTCCCCCTGGTGACGCAAATCCTGAAGAAGCCTAAAGTAGACTATCAGACCACTTCCCGGGAAGCCATCCTGCAGATGATTACATCCGACATGGAAAAGGCGGTGGAATGGGTGCCTGAGCAAAGAAATATGTCATTGGTCGGCCTGGTGAACAAAGGTGCCTGCCGCCAGTTGCTCATCAAATGTTACCTGGCAACAAAACAATACGATAAAGCCATCGAGCAGGCCGATATCCTGATCAACAACTCTGGTTATTCGCTGATGACTGCCAACTTTGGCAACTTTATCGCACCTTATTCGACCACCTGGCCTGTTACCCGCAACGTAATATGGGACCTGCACCGCCCTGAGAACAAGGCCATCTCCGCTAACCGCGAAACTATCATGGTGATGCTGAACCGCAATGGCGTTGACGCCGGGGTGAAAATGAACACCATGCGTAACTGGCTGCCCTGGCTCGATGGTACCAATACGCTGGCCCCTGATGGCAAACAGGCCGTGCGTTATGTAGCTACTTCTAACTCCATCTTCCGCGCCCAGTATGACTATACCCACGCGCTGGGAAGGGGGATCGCACACATTCGTCCGACCCACTATGCCACCAACTCTGTTTGGTACGTAAATGGTGTGAACGACGCCACCGATCTTCGTCATAACAGCACCGTAGGTAACTGGGCGAGGGTAGATTCCATGAAATACAACGATCCTTCCAGCACATGGTTTGGCAGAAACGTTCGTCTCTACCACCCTACCACCAACGCGCTTTTGTGTGCCGATACGATCCGTTGCTTCTTCGACTGGCCGCACTATAAATACTACGTAGAAGATCCGCTGGAAACACAGGCACGTAATGAGGCTAACCACCGCGGTGGAGCCGGCGACTGGTACTTATACCGCCTGGCGGAAACTTACCTGCTGCGTGCGGAAGCTAAATTTTATAAAGGAGACCCTACCGCAGTAAATGACGTAAATATCATCAGGCAACGCGCTGGCTGTACTCAACTGTTTACCACCGTTACCATCGGCGATATCATGGACGAACGTGCGCGTGAACTGAACATGGAAGAATGGCGCTTCACTGAAATGAGCCGCGTTTCTTACTGCCTGGCACACTCCGGCAAACCAGACGAATGGGGTAACACTTACAACCCGGAAACCCTGGACCAGAACAGCTACTGGTATCAACGTATACAGCACCACAACAACTACTATAACAAAGGTAAAGCTGTGGTAAGGAACCGTGCATACACAATGGCTCCGCACAACATCAACTGGCCGATCCCACAATATGCGATTGACGCCAACGGCGGCAGAAAACTGCACCAGAACCCGAACTACAGCGGGTATGATCCATCGGTAACGATGTTCACTTCCTGGGAGGAAGCTGTGGCAGATGAATCGAAATAA
- a CDS encoding glycoside hydrolase family 78 protein, producing the protein MKKTCLLLIFTAFTLATSAQLRVQLLRIENLVNPIGLDEQRPAFSWQLVSGKRNTLQTAYEIRTGERIKGVGPVYSTGKVNSGQSVHVRYDGPALEAGKHYYWQVRVWDNNGQASGWSEPAYWQTGLMQPSAWKASWITPGDTETVQRPSPLMRKTFSTNKRVVSATAYITAHGLYEAQINGQRVGDAYFTPGWTTYQKRLQYQAYDVTKLLKQGANAIGVTLGSGWYRGDIGWHTNVYGKDIALLFQLAIQYADGSSESIVSDGSWKSSTGAIRYSELYHGEIIDARLHKKGWDEAGYNDQDWTPVKTVDFSKNQLIATYNEPVKKHETFKPVGVIHTPKGELVLDFGQNLAGWVVIKAKGKRGDSIIVSHAEVLDKAGNFYTENLRAAKAKDIYVLADDQEHIFEPHFTWHGFRYVKLEGYPGSIHPDNFTAVALYSAMPETGSFSSSHKLLNQLQHNIEWGLRGNFLDVPTDCPQRDERLGWTGDAQAFFRTASFLRGVDNFFSKWMKDVAAEQTPEGSVPKVVPNMLGPQQGGSGWSDVATIVPWNMYLAYGDKQILEDQYPSMKKWVDFVTSKSPGHLWKDGHHYGDWLFYSVNDDRDGRSAITDRHLIAQCFYGHSTQLLINAARVLGKNDDVKTYQALLDNIKSAFINEYTTPNGALVSNTQTAYVLALQFDMLPEQQRAQAADRLVANIKQYRNHLTTGFIGTPYLCHVLSRFGHTDMAYTLLLQESYPSWLYPVKMGATTIWERWDGIKPNGTFQEASMNSFNHYAYGAIGDWMYRVMVGLDTEEDGPGYKKITIKPHIGGGLEHASATYQTNYGELAAGWKKSEGQFTLDATIPPNTTATIYLPATPADKVTENGVALSQQSVDGRLIVKVGSGSYKFVVAGGK; encoded by the coding sequence ATGAAAAAAACATGCCTCTTGCTGATATTTACGGCCTTTACCCTGGCGACTTCAGCACAACTACGTGTACAGCTACTCCGCATCGAAAACCTGGTTAACCCGATCGGGCTTGATGAACAGCGCCCGGCTTTCAGCTGGCAGCTGGTATCCGGCAAACGCAATACTTTACAAACAGCGTACGAGATAAGGACAGGCGAGCGCATCAAAGGTGTGGGCCCGGTGTATAGTACCGGCAAGGTAAACTCCGGCCAGTCGGTACACGTGCGGTACGACGGTCCGGCGCTGGAGGCGGGCAAACATTACTATTGGCAGGTGCGCGTATGGGATAATAACGGTCAGGCCTCCGGCTGGAGCGAGCCTGCCTATTGGCAAACCGGCTTGATGCAACCCTCGGCCTGGAAGGCAAGCTGGATTACGCCGGGCGACACCGAAACGGTGCAACGCCCCTCCCCGCTGATGCGGAAAACCTTCTCCACCAATAAAAGAGTCGTATCCGCCACGGCGTACATCACCGCCCATGGCCTTTATGAAGCACAGATCAACGGTCAGCGCGTGGGCGACGCCTACTTCACACCGGGCTGGACCACCTATCAGAAACGCCTGCAGTACCAGGCATATGACGTAACCAAGCTCCTGAAACAAGGTGCCAATGCCATCGGCGTAACGCTGGGCAGCGGCTGGTACCGTGGGGATATTGGCTGGCATACGAATGTGTATGGGAAGGATATTGCCCTGCTGTTCCAGTTAGCTATTCAATATGCAGACGGCTCCTCCGAAAGCATTGTTTCCGACGGCAGCTGGAAGTCCAGCACGGGTGCTATCCGTTATTCGGAACTCTATCACGGCGAAATCATCGATGCCCGTTTACATAAAAAGGGCTGGGACGAAGCCGGCTACAATGACCAGGACTGGACGCCCGTTAAAACGGTCGACTTTTCCAAAAACCAGCTGATCGCCACTTATAACGAACCTGTTAAAAAGCACGAAACCTTTAAACCGGTAGGCGTGATCCATACCCCTAAAGGTGAACTGGTACTTGACTTCGGGCAGAACCTGGCAGGTTGGGTCGTCATCAAGGCAAAAGGAAAACGGGGCGATTCGATTATCGTATCCCATGCAGAAGTGCTGGACAAGGCCGGCAACTTTTACACCGAGAACCTGCGCGCGGCGAAGGCGAAAGACATCTACGTGCTGGCCGACGACCAGGAGCACATTTTTGAACCGCATTTTACCTGGCACGGTTTCCGGTACGTGAAACTGGAGGGTTACCCCGGCAGCATTCACCCCGACAACTTCACGGCAGTAGCGCTTTACTCGGCGATGCCGGAAACAGGCAGCTTCTCGTCTTCCCATAAATTACTCAATCAGCTACAACACAACATCGAATGGGGCCTGCGTGGCAACTTTCTCGACGTGCCCACCGACTGCCCGCAACGCGACGAGCGCCTGGGGTGGACAGGTGACGCGCAGGCGTTCTTCCGCACGGCGTCGTTCCTGCGCGGCGTCGATAACTTCTTTTCAAAATGGATGAAAGATGTAGCCGCGGAACAAACGCCGGAAGGCAGCGTGCCCAAAGTGGTGCCTAATATGTTAGGCCCGCAACAAGGCGGCTCCGGCTGGAGCGACGTGGCTACCATTGTTCCCTGGAACATGTACCTGGCGTACGGAGACAAACAAATCCTGGAAGACCAGTATCCCTCCATGAAAAAGTGGGTCGATTTTGTGACCAGCAAAAGCCCCGGGCATTTGTGGAAAGACGGGCATCATTACGGCGACTGGCTGTTTTACAGCGTAAACGACGACCGCGACGGCCGCTCCGCCATCACCGACCGCCACCTGATCGCCCAGTGTTTCTACGGGCACTCGACCCAACTGCTGATCAACGCTGCTCGGGTACTGGGTAAAAACGACGACGTAAAAACCTACCAGGCCTTGCTCGACAATATCAAATCTGCCTTCATCAATGAATACACTACACCCAACGGCGCCCTCGTCAGCAATACGCAAACCGCTTATGTACTGGCTTTACAGTTTGACATGCTGCCCGAACAACAACGCGCACAGGCAGCAGACCGGCTCGTCGCCAATATCAAACAATACCGCAATCACCTGACCACCGGCTTCATCGGCACGCCTTACCTCTGCCACGTACTCAGCCGTTTCGGTCATACGGATATGGCTTATACTCTGCTGCTGCAGGAAAGTTATCCCTCCTGGCTGTACCCCGTGAAAATGGGCGCAACCACCATTTGGGAGCGCTGGGACGGCATCAAACCGAATGGCACTTTCCAGGAAGCGTCGATGAACTCCTTTAACCACTACGCTTACGGCGCGATCGGCGACTGGATGTACCGGGTAATGGTGGGGTTGGATACGGAGGAAGATGGCCCCGGGTATAAAAAGATCACGATCAAACCACACATAGGTGGCGGCCTGGAGCATGCCTCGGCTACTTACCAGACGAACTACGGTGAATTGGCGGCAGGCTGGAAGAAGTCCGAAGGCCAATTCACACTCGACGCGACCATTCCGCCTAATACCACCGCTACCATTTACCTGCCTGCGACCCCGGCGGATAAAGTGACGGAGAACGGCGTGGCGCTGTCTCAGCAGTCGGTGGACGGGCGGCTGATCGTGAAAGTAGGTTCGGGGAGCTACAAGTTCGTGGTGGCGGGTGGTAAATAG
- the dapF gene encoding diaminopimelate epimerase — protein sequence MNIHFYKYQGTGNDFVIMDNRDGAYDQLTNEQVHFLCDRRFGVGGDGLMMLNKHPEYDFEMKYYNADGKPGSMCGNGGRCLTAFSRKMGIPGEKVTFIASDGPHEAIFRENGWVELKMQDVDWVEAGPLYFYLNTGSPHFVKPVDDVQSLDVYTEGRGIRYNERFAEVGTNVNFVQQLENGIFVRTYERGVEDETYSCGTGVTAAALTSAGQEAKTYTVPVQTLGGPLEVRFTKSGERSFHDIWLCGPATLVFEGNINI from the coding sequence ATGAACATTCACTTTTATAAATACCAGGGCACCGGCAACGATTTTGTGATTATGGACAACCGTGACGGCGCCTACGACCAGCTGACGAACGAACAGGTACACTTCCTCTGCGACCGCCGCTTTGGCGTGGGGGGCGACGGACTGATGATGCTAAACAAACACCCGGAGTACGACTTCGAAATGAAGTATTACAATGCCGATGGCAAACCGGGCAGCATGTGCGGCAACGGCGGCCGCTGCCTTACGGCCTTTTCGAGGAAGATGGGCATCCCTGGTGAAAAAGTGACATTTATTGCCTCCGACGGCCCGCATGAAGCGATTTTCCGCGAAAACGGCTGGGTGGAGCTCAAAATGCAGGACGTAGACTGGGTAGAAGCCGGTCCGCTGTACTTCTATCTTAACACCGGCTCCCCGCATTTCGTAAAACCGGTGGATGATGTACAAAGCCTGGACGTGTACACCGAAGGTCGCGGCATACGCTACAATGAGCGTTTTGCGGAGGTGGGCACCAATGTCAACTTCGTGCAGCAGCTGGAAAACGGCATCTTTGTACGCACTTACGAACGCGGCGTGGAAGACGAAACCTATTCCTGCGGCACGGGCGTAACAGCAGCGGCGCTTACCTCGGCAGGACAGGAAGCGAAAACCTACACGGTACCGGTGCAAACCCTGGGCGGACCACTGGAAGTACGCTTTACCAAATCGGGCGAGCGCTCTTTCCACGACATCTGGCTTTGTGGCCCGGCTACGCTGGTGTTTGAAGGGAACATTAATATTTGA
- a CDS encoding magnesium transporter CorA family protein, which produces MEIQEPENGAWVNITPPLKQAEFEQLSEELDIPLDFLTDSLDIDERSRYELEDNVKLIVIKTPTENNSINESDSYYITIPIVIILTHNQILTVNSFDNAAIKKFLNTFHNRHPEKRNMMVLKIFEKVIMNFQDYLKEINQRRNLLEQRLYDSNRNEELLALMRIQKSLVYLVTALRSNELLLIKLERTNFLQLNEDEKEFLSDLIVETSQALEMANIYTNILSSTMDAFASIISNNLNLVMKRLTSITIVLTFPVLVASVYGMNVEIPLQHSPHAFYIPVILSIIISVVMSWYFMKKKWF; this is translated from the coding sequence TTGGAGATCCAGGAGCCTGAGAACGGCGCCTGGGTAAACATCACACCGCCCCTTAAACAGGCGGAGTTTGAGCAGCTTTCGGAAGAACTGGACATTCCGCTCGACTTCCTTACCGACTCCCTCGATATCGACGAAAGGAGTCGTTATGAACTGGAAGACAATGTGAAGCTGATCGTTATCAAAACACCGACGGAAAACAATTCCATCAACGAAAGCGACAGCTATTACATCACGATCCCGATCGTGATCATCCTTACGCACAACCAGATCCTCACGGTCAACTCCTTCGACAACGCGGCGATCAAAAAATTCCTGAACACCTTCCACAACCGTCATCCCGAAAAAAGGAATATGATGGTATTGAAGATATTCGAGAAGGTGATCATGAACTTCCAGGATTACCTGAAGGAAATTAACCAGCGCCGCAACCTGCTGGAGCAGCGACTGTACGACTCTAACCGTAACGAGGAATTGCTGGCCCTGATGCGCATCCAGAAAAGCCTGGTGTACCTTGTCACCGCCCTGCGTAGTAACGAACTGCTCCTGATCAAACTGGAGCGCACAAACTTCCTGCAATTAAATGAAGACGAGAAGGAGTTCCTGAGCGACCTGATCGTAGAAACTTCACAGGCGTTGGAGATGGCGAACATCTACACCAACATCCTTAGCAGCACCATGGATGCCTTTGCGAGCATCATTTCCAATAACCTTAACCTCGTGATGAAACGCCTTACGTCCATCACGATCGTACTTACCTTTCCCGTACTCGTGGCCAGTGTATATGGCATGAACGTGGAAATCCCACTGCAGCACTCCCCGCACGCTTTTTACATACCGGTTATCCTGTCGATCATCATCTCGGTGGTAATGAGCTGGTACTTTATGAAGAAGAAGTGGTTCTAG
- a CDS encoding NUDIX hydrolase, with amino-acid sequence MSYINVRVYGIMLNEQKQVLVSDEYIRGGFYTKFPGGGLEIGEGTIDCMVREWKEELNQDIEVVEHIYTTDFYQKNAFDNSSQILSIYYLVKPTSPFTARLGTKPFDYEIPEDKTIQLEGVRWVDWNDFSSDTVTLPIDKVLAEIVKKKYA; translated from the coding sequence ATGAGTTATATCAATGTAAGAGTATACGGCATTATGCTCAATGAGCAAAAGCAGGTATTGGTGAGTGATGAATACATTCGCGGGGGATTCTATACCAAGTTCCCCGGCGGCGGCCTGGAAATAGGAGAGGGCACCATCGACTGCATGGTGCGCGAGTGGAAGGAAGAACTTAACCAGGACATTGAAGTGGTAGAACACATTTACACCACTGACTTCTACCAGAAAAATGCATTTGATAATTCCTCGCAGATACTGTCGATCTATTACCTCGTAAAACCCACGTCTCCGTTCACGGCGCGATTAGGCACCAAGCCGTTCGATTACGAGATACCCGAAGACAAAACGATACAACTCGAAGGCGTACGCTGGGTCGACTGGAACGACTTCTCGTCGGACACGGTAACGCTGCCCATCGATAAAGTATTAGCCGAAATTGTAAAAAAGAAATACGCCTAG
- a CDS encoding queuosine precursor transporter has translation MIADIIKHKPTRLFVFFACFFVANALIAESIGGKIFVLEAWLGLPVHTFTLMGQSGLSFSLTCGVLLWPLEFVVTDIVNEYYGKKAVKVISWVAVALISYAFLMFYISIGTPPADWWIASKVDEGVPDFQNAFAAVFGQGMGIIIGSITAFLVAQIVDVTVFHKIKQKTGEKHLWLRATGSTVISQLVDSFIVLYIAFKVFGNWTWPQLITVMCVNYVYKFVVAVLLTPVIYWIERPIERYLGKETAAQMKASAMEK, from the coding sequence ATGATCGCGGATATAATTAAGCATAAACCAACGCGGCTATTCGTCTTCTTCGCCTGTTTCTTCGTGGCCAATGCCCTTATCGCAGAATCGATCGGGGGAAAAATCTTTGTGCTCGAAGCCTGGCTGGGCTTACCGGTGCATACTTTTACATTGATGGGGCAGAGCGGCTTGTCGTTCAGCCTTACCTGTGGGGTGCTGCTTTGGCCATTGGAGTTCGTGGTAACGGATATCGTGAACGAGTATTATGGTAAAAAGGCCGTGAAGGTAATCTCCTGGGTGGCCGTGGCGCTGATTTCCTACGCTTTCCTGATGTTTTATATCTCGATTGGTACGCCGCCGGCTGACTGGTGGATTGCCAGCAAAGTAGACGAAGGTGTGCCTGACTTCCAGAACGCCTTTGCCGCCGTATTCGGACAGGGGATGGGCATCATCATTGGTAGTATCACTGCCTTCCTCGTAGCGCAGATCGTGGACGTAACGGTGTTTCATAAGATCAAACAAAAAACAGGCGAGAAACATCTGTGGTTACGGGCCACCGGATCGACAGTAATATCGCAGCTGGTAGATAGTTTCATTGTGCTGTACATCGCGTTTAAGGTGTTCGGCAACTGGACCTGGCCGCAACTGATCACGGTGATGTGTGTGAACTATGTATACAAGTTCGTCGTGGCGGTGCTGTTAACGCCGGTGATCTATTGGATAGAAAGGCCCATTGAACGGTATCTGGGTAAGGAAACTGCTGCGCAGATGAAAGCATCTGCCATGGAAAAATAA